In Citrobacter sp. RHB25-C09, the following proteins share a genomic window:
- the lexA gene encoding transcriptional repressor LexA has translation MKALTARQQEVFDLIRDHISQTGMPPTRAEIAQRLGFRSPNAAEEHLKALARKGVIEIVSGASRGIRLLHEEEEGLPLVGRVAAGEPLLAQQHIEGHYQVDPSLFKPNADFLLRVSGMSMKDIGIMDGDLLAVHKTQDVRNGQVVVARIDDEVTVKRLKKQGNKVELLPENSEFKPIVVDLREQSFTIEGLAVGVIRNGEWL, from the coding sequence ATGAAAGCGTTAACGGCCAGGCAACAAGAGGTGTTTGATCTCATTCGGGATCACATCAGCCAGACAGGCATGCCACCGACGCGTGCGGAAATCGCGCAGCGTTTGGGGTTCCGTTCCCCAAACGCGGCTGAAGAACATCTGAAGGCGCTGGCGCGTAAAGGTGTCATTGAGATTGTATCCGGCGCTTCTCGCGGCATTCGTTTGCTGCATGAAGAAGAGGAAGGGTTACCGCTTGTCGGTCGCGTTGCGGCGGGGGAACCCCTGCTGGCGCAGCAGCACATCGAAGGCCATTATCAGGTCGATCCTTCTCTGTTTAAACCCAATGCCGATTTTCTGCTGCGCGTTAGCGGCATGTCAATGAAAGACATTGGTATTATGGACGGCGATCTGCTGGCCGTGCATAAAACCCAGGATGTGCGTAATGGTCAGGTCGTTGTCGCCCGTATCGACGACGAAGTGACGGTAAAACGTCTGAAAAAACAGGGCAATAAAGTCGAACTGTTGCCAGAAAACAGCGAATTTAAGCCTATCGTCGTGGATCTTCGTGAGCAGAGCTTTACCATCGAAGGTTTAGCCGTTGGCGTGATCCGCAACGGTGAGTGGCTGTAA
- a CDS encoding diacylglycerol kinase, protein MANNTTGFTRIIKAAGYSWKGFRAAWINEAAFRQESLAVLVAVIVACWLDVDAITRVLLIGSVMLVMVVEILNSAIEAVVDRIGSDYHELSGRAKDMGSAAVLLSIIIALITWGILLWSNFR, encoded by the coding sequence ATGGCCAATAATACCACTGGATTCACCCGAATTATCAAAGCTGCTGGCTATTCCTGGAAAGGTTTTCGCGCCGCATGGATTAACGAGGCCGCATTCCGTCAGGAAAGTCTCGCGGTCCTGGTTGCCGTGATCGTCGCCTGCTGGCTGGATGTGGATGCCATAACGCGCGTTCTGTTGATCGGCTCCGTCATGCTGGTGATGGTTGTTGAAATTCTTAACAGCGCCATTGAAGCGGTCGTTGACCGTATCGGCTCCGACTATCATGAACTCTCTGGTCGCGCGAAAGATATGGGGTCGGCAGCGGTGCTGCTCTCTATCATCATAGCGCTGATAACCTGGGGTATCCTGCTATGGTCGAATTTTCGTTAA
- the plsB gene encoding glycerol-3-phosphate 1-O-acyltransferase PlsB, with protein MSGWPRIYYKILNLPLSVLVKSKSIPADPAPELGLDTSRPIMYVLPYNSKADLLTLRAQCLAHDLPDPLEPLEIDGTQLPRYVFIHGGPRVFTYYTPKEESIKLFHNYLDLHRSNPSLDVQMVPVSVMFGRAPGREKGEVNPPLRMLNGIQKFFAVSWLGRDSFVRFSPSVSLRRMADEHGTDKIIAQKLARVARMHFARQRLAAVGPRLPARQDLFNKLLASKAIARAVEDEARSKKISHEKAQQNAIALMEEIAANFSYEMIRLTDRILGFTWNRLYQGINVHNAERVRQLAHDGHEIVYVPCHRSHMDYLLLSYVLYHQGLVPPHIAAGINLNFWPAGPIFRRLGAFFIRRTFKGNKLYSTVFREYLGELFSRGYSVEYFVEGGRSRTGRLLDPKTGTLSMTIQAMLRGGTRPITLVPIYIGYEHVMEVGTYAKELRGATKEKESLPQMLRGLSKLRNLGQGYVNFGEPMPLMTYLNHHVPEWRESIDPIEAVRPAWLTPTVNGIAEELMVRINNAGAANAMNLCCTALLASRQRSLTREQLTEQLNCYLDLMRNVPYSPDSTVPSVSASDLIDHALQMNKFEVEKDTIGDIIILPREQAVLMTYYRNNIAHMLVLPSLMAAIITQHRHISRAALQQHVEVLYPMLKAELFLRWEREALTGVIDALVEEMQRQGLISVQNDELHINPAHSRTLQLLAAGARETLQRYAITFWLLSANPSINRGTLEKESRTVAQRLSVLHGINAPEFFDKAVFSSLVLTLRDEGYISDTGDAEPGETMKVYQMLAELITSDVRLTIESATQSE; from the coding sequence ATGTCCGGCTGGCCACGAATTTACTATAAAATCCTGAATTTACCATTAAGCGTGCTGGTAAAAAGCAAGTCTATTCCGGCAGATCCTGCCCCGGAGTTAGGGCTCGATACCTCTCGTCCCATTATGTACGTTTTACCGTACAACTCCAAAGCGGACTTGTTGACACTGCGCGCTCAGTGTTTGGCGCACGACCTCCCCGACCCATTAGAACCGCTGGAGATCGACGGCACTCAGCTGCCGCGCTATGTGTTCATTCACGGCGGACCGCGTGTCTTTACCTATTACACGCCGAAAGAAGAGTCCATTAAGCTGTTCCATAACTATCTCGACCTGCACCGCAGCAATCCGAGTCTGGATGTGCAAATGGTGCCAGTATCGGTGATGTTTGGCCGCGCGCCCGGGCGTGAAAAAGGGGAAGTGAACCCGCCTTTACGCATGCTCAACGGCATTCAAAAATTCTTTGCCGTCTCCTGGCTGGGTCGCGACAGCTTTGTGCGCTTCTCACCTTCCGTCTCGCTGCGCCGTATGGCTGACGAGCACGGCACCGATAAAATTATTGCTCAAAAACTGGCTCGCGTGGCGCGAATGCACTTCGCCCGTCAGCGTCTGGCCGCCGTGGGGCCGCGTTTGCCTGCGCGTCAGGATCTGTTTAATAAACTGCTAGCTTCGAAGGCGATTGCCCGCGCGGTCGAAGACGAAGCGCGCAGTAAGAAAATCTCCCACGAAAAAGCGCAGCAGAACGCGATCGCGCTGATGGAAGAAATTGCCGCCAACTTCTCTTACGAGATGATTCGCCTGACCGACCGTATTCTGGGCTTTACCTGGAACCGGCTGTATCAGGGGATTAACGTCCACAACGCCGAGCGCGTTCGCCAGCTGGCGCATGACGGGCACGAGATTGTCTATGTGCCGTGTCACCGCAGCCATATGGACTATCTGCTGCTCTCCTACGTCCTGTATCACCAGGGTCTGGTTCCCCCGCACATTGCAGCCGGGATTAACCTGAACTTCTGGCCAGCCGGGCCGATCTTCCGCCGCCTGGGGGCGTTCTTTATTCGCCGTACCTTTAAGGGCAACAAGCTCTATTCCACCGTCTTCCGCGAGTATCTGGGCGAACTGTTCAGCCGTGGTTATTCGGTGGAATACTTCGTTGAGGGCGGACGCTCACGTACTGGCCGTCTGCTGGATCCGAAAACCGGTACCCTGTCGATGACCATCCAGGCCATGCTGCGCGGCGGCACCCGTCCGATCACGCTTGTGCCGATTTACATCGGCTATGAGCACGTCATGGAAGTGGGGACCTATGCGAAAGAGCTGCGTGGCGCGACCAAAGAGAAAGAAAGTCTGCCACAGATGCTGCGCGGCCTGAGCAAGCTGCGTAATCTGGGTCAGGGCTATGTTAACTTCGGCGAACCGATGCCGCTGATGACATACCTGAATCATCACGTTCCAGAATGGCGCGAGTCGATCGATCCAATCGAAGCCGTGCGTCCTGCCTGGCTGACGCCAACGGTGAACGGCATCGCTGAAGAGCTCATGGTGCGGATTAACAACGCTGGTGCGGCTAACGCCATGAACCTGTGCTGTACCGCACTGCTGGCGTCCCGTCAGCGCTCGCTGACCCGTGAACAGCTAACAGAACAACTCAACTGTTATCTGGATTTGATGCGCAATGTACCGTACTCCCCTGACTCGACGGTGCCATCCGTCAGCGCCAGCGATCTCATCGATCACGCGTTGCAGATGAACAAGTTCGAAGTCGAGAAAGACACCATTGGCGATATTATCATCCTGCCGCGCGAGCAGGCGGTTCTCATGACCTACTATCGCAATAACATTGCCCACATGCTGGTTCTGCCTTCGCTGATGGCGGCAATTATTACCCAGCATCGCCATATTTCACGCGCGGCGCTACAGCAGCATGTTGAAGTACTGTATCCGATGCTGAAAGCGGAGCTGTTCCTGCGTTGGGAACGCGAAGCGTTGACGGGCGTTATTGATGCACTGGTCGAAGAGATGCAGCGCCAGGGACTCATCTCCGTTCAGAATGACGAACTGCACATTAACCCTGCGCATTCTCGCACGCTGCAACTGCTGGCGGCAGGGGCGCGCGAAACGCTACAGCGTTACGCCATTACCTTCTGGCTGCTGAGTGCGAACCCGTCAATCAACCGTGGTACGCTGGAGAAAGAAAGCCGCACCGTAGCGCAGCGTCTGTCCGTGCTGCACGGCATCAACGCGCCGGAGTTCTTCGATAAGGCGGTCTTCAGTTCACTGGTCCTGACCCTGCGTGATGAGGGATACATCAGCGATACCGGAGATGCCGAGCCGGGCGAAACGATGAAGGTGTACCAGATGCTGGCGGAGTTAATTACGTCGGATGTGCGCCTCACCATCGAGAGTGCGACGCAAAGCGAGTAA
- the ubiA gene encoding 4-hydroxybenzoate octaprenyltransferase produces MEWSLTQTKLLAFHRLMRTDKPIGALLLLWPTLWALWVATPGVPQLWVLAVFVAGVWLMRAAGCVVNDYADRKFDGHVKRTANRPLPSGAVTEKEARTLFVVLVLLAFLLVLTLNTMTILLSVAALALAWVYPFMKRYTHLPQVVLGAAFGWSIPMAFAAVSESVPLSCWLMFLANILWAVAYDTQYAMVDRDDDLKIGIKSTAILFGQHDKLIIGILQVLVLVLMAVIGWLNGLGMSYYGSILVAGALFVWQQKLIANREREACFKAFMNNNYVGLVLFIGLAMSYWHL; encoded by the coding sequence ATGGAGTGGAGTCTGACGCAGACTAAGCTGTTGGCGTTTCATCGCTTAATGCGTACGGATAAGCCCATCGGTGCCTTATTGCTACTCTGGCCGACGCTGTGGGCGCTGTGGGTGGCGACTCCGGGCGTACCGCAACTGTGGGTGCTGGCGGTGTTTGTCGCCGGAGTCTGGCTGATGCGCGCCGCCGGATGTGTCGTGAATGATTATGCTGACCGCAAATTTGACGGTCATGTTAAGCGCACCGCCAACCGTCCGCTACCGAGCGGCGCGGTGACTGAAAAAGAGGCCCGCACGCTGTTCGTGGTGTTGGTGCTGCTCGCTTTCCTGCTGGTGTTGACCCTCAACACAATGACCATCCTGCTATCGGTGGCCGCGCTGGCGCTTGCCTGGGTGTATCCGTTTATGAAGCGCTACACTCATCTGCCGCAGGTGGTGCTGGGCGCGGCGTTCGGCTGGTCGATACCGATGGCCTTCGCCGCGGTGAGTGAGTCCGTGCCGCTGAGTTGCTGGCTGATGTTCCTCGCTAACATTCTTTGGGCGGTAGCCTACGATACGCAGTATGCGATGGTCGATCGCGACGACGACCTGAAAATTGGTATTAAATCGACCGCCATTCTGTTTGGCCAACACGACAAGCTGATCATCGGCATCCTGCAGGTGCTTGTGCTGGTCCTAATGGCGGTTATTGGCTGGTTAAATGGACTGGGAATGAGCTATTACGGGTCAATTTTGGTCGCCGGCGCGCTGTTTGTCTGGCAGCAGAAGCTGATTGCCAACCGCGAGCGGGAAGCCTGCTTTAAGGCGTTCATGAACAACAACTACGTTGGCCTGGTGCTGTTTATCGGGCTGGCGATGAGTTACTGGCATCTATAA
- the ubiC gene encoding chorismate lyase: MSHPALTQLRALRYFDEIPALDPEQLDWLLLEDSMTKRFEQQGKRVTVTLIREGFVGQNEVVEELALLPKESRYWLREILLCADGEPWLAGRTVVPESTLSGPELALQHLGKTPLGRYLFTSSTLTRDFIEIGCDAALWGRRSRLRLSGKPLMLTELFLPASPLY, encoded by the coding sequence ATGTCACACCCCGCGTTAACGCAACTGCGTGCGCTGCGCTATTTTGACGAGATCCCCGCTCTGGATCCGGAACAGCTAGACTGGCTGCTGCTGGAAGATTCCATGACGAAACGTTTTGAGCAGCAGGGAAAACGGGTCACTGTGACGTTGATCAGGGAAGGATTTGTTGGTCAAAACGAGGTGGTGGAAGAGCTGGCGCTCCTGCCAAAAGAGTCCCGCTACTGGCTGCGTGAAATCCTGTTATGCGCGGATGGCGAGCCATGGCTTGCCGGACGTACCGTAGTGCCTGAGTCGACACTGTCCGGCCCTGAACTGGCTTTACAACATTTGGGCAAAACCCCCTTAGGGCGCTACCTTTTTACATCATCGACGTTGACCCGAGATTTTATTGAAATTGGTTGTGATGCAGCGCTGTGGGGACGCCGTTCCCGCCTGCGACTGAGCGGTAAGCCGCTGATGCTGACCGAGCTATTTTTGCCTGCATCACCGTTGTACTAA
- the malM gene encoding maltose operon protein MalM, with protein sequence MKMKKSLVALCLSAGLFASAPGISLAEVNYVPQNTAAAPAIPTAALQQLTWTPVDQSNAQSTQLATGGQRLDVAGITGPVAAYSVPANIGELTLTLTSEVNKQTSVFAPNVLILDQNMTPSAFFPSSYFTYQEPGVMSADRLEGVMRLTPALGQQKLYVLVFTTDKDLQQTTTLLDPAKAYAKGVGNAIPDIPDPIARHTTDGLLKLKVKTSSSSSVLVGPLFGSSGPGPVTVGNTAAPAPTYAAPAAAPVAAPAPAKKSEPMLNDTESYFNKAIKDAVAKGDVDKALKLLDEAERLGSTSARSTFISSVKGKG encoded by the coding sequence ATGAAAATGAAGAAAAGTCTCGTTGCTCTCTGTTTATCTGCGGGGTTATTTGCCAGCGCACCGGGCATCAGCCTGGCAGAGGTAAACTATGTACCGCAAAACACCGCCGCCGCACCAGCCATTCCGACCGCTGCGCTGCAACAGCTAACCTGGACGCCGGTTGACCAAAGTAACGCCCAGTCCACCCAGCTTGCGACTGGCGGTCAGCGCCTTGATGTGGCAGGGATTACGGGTCCGGTTGCGGCGTACAGCGTTCCGGCAAATATTGGCGAGCTCACGCTGACGCTGACCAGCGAAGTGAACAAACAAACCAGCGTCTTTGCGCCTAACGTCCTGATTCTTGATCAGAACATGACGCCCTCTGCGTTCTTCCCCAGCAGCTATTTCACCTACCAGGAGCCAGGCGTAATGAGCGCGGATCGCCTGGAAGGGGTGATGCGCCTGACGCCTGCGCTGGGACAGCAGAAACTCTATGTTCTGGTCTTTACGACGGATAAAGATCTCCAGCAGACCACAACTCTGCTTGACCCGGCAAAAGCCTATGCCAAAGGCGTAGGTAATGCTATTCCCGATATTCCGGACCCGATCGCCCGTCATACCACCGACGGTCTGCTGAAGCTGAAAGTGAAAACGAGCAGCAGTTCCAGCGTGCTGGTTGGGCCGCTGTTTGGTTCTTCCGGTCCGGGGCCAGTAACCGTAGGGAATACCGCTGCGCCTGCGCCGACCTACGCTGCGCCAGCTGCCGCGCCGGTTGCCGCCCCTGCGCCTGCGAAGAAAAGCGAACCGATGTTGAACGACACCGAAAGCTACTTCAACAAAGCGATTAAAGACGCCGTCGCGAAAGGCGATGTAGATAAAGCGCTGAAACTGCTTGATGAAGCAGAGCGTCTGGGTTCGACATCGGCCCGTTCCACTTTTATCAGCAGTGTAAAAGGCAAGGGGTAA
- a CDS encoding maltoporin, producing MMITLRKLPLAVAVAAGIMSVQAMAVDFHGYARSGIGWTGSGGEQQCFQATGAQSKYRLGNECETYAEIKLGQEVWKEGDKSFYFDTNVAYSVAQQNDWEATDPAFREANVQGKNLIDWLPGSTIWAGKRFYQRHDVHMIDFYYWDISGPGAGIENIDLGFGKLSLAATRSQEAGGSYIFTSNDIYSRYKDTANDVFDVRLAGMEINPGGTLELGVDYGRANKTDGYSFADEATKDGWMFTAEHTQSMLKGYNKFVVQYATDAMTTQGKGIPQGSFTGNSYDNDAEIGQVNNNINNNGSLVRILDHGAISLGDSWDLMYVGMYQDIDRDDNNGTTWYTVGVRPMYKWTPIMSTLLEVGYDNVKSQRTDDTNNQYKITLAQQWQAGDSIWSRPAIRVFATYAKWDEKWGYDNGIAYRDTSTTTYSRGDNDEWSFGAQMEIWW from the coding sequence ATGATGATTACTCTGCGCAAACTCCCGCTGGCGGTTGCCGTAGCAGCAGGCATTATGTCTGTTCAGGCAATGGCTGTGGATTTCCATGGTTATGCTCGTTCCGGTATCGGCTGGACGGGTAGTGGCGGCGAACAACAGTGTTTCCAGGCAACGGGTGCTCAAAGTAAATACCGTCTTGGTAACGAATGTGAAACCTATGCGGAAATTAAGCTGGGCCAGGAAGTGTGGAAAGAGGGCGATAAGAGCTTCTACTTCGACACTAACGTCGCTTATTCCGTAGCACAGCAGAACGACTGGGAAGCGACGGACCCGGCATTCCGTGAAGCGAACGTGCAGGGTAAAAACCTGATCGACTGGCTGCCGGGCTCCACCATTTGGGCCGGTAAGCGTTTCTATCAGCGTCATGACGTTCACATGATCGACTTCTACTACTGGGATATCTCTGGCCCTGGTGCCGGTATCGAAAACATTGACCTCGGCTTCGGTAAACTGTCTCTGGCAGCCACCCGTTCTCAGGAAGCTGGCGGTTCTTACATCTTCACCAGCAATGATATCTACAGCCGATACAAAGACACCGCCAACGACGTGTTCGACGTGCGTTTAGCAGGTATGGAAATTAACCCAGGCGGTACTCTGGAACTGGGCGTTGACTACGGTCGTGCGAATAAGACCGACGGTTACAGCTTTGCTGATGAAGCGACCAAAGACGGCTGGATGTTCACCGCAGAACATACCCAGAGCATGCTGAAAGGCTACAACAAGTTTGTTGTTCAGTACGCGACTGACGCGATGACCACGCAGGGCAAAGGTATCCCGCAGGGTTCCTTCACCGGTAACAGCTATGACAACGATGCTGAAATCGGTCAGGTTAACAACAATATCAACAACAACGGCAGCCTGGTTCGTATTCTCGACCACGGTGCAATCTCCCTGGGCGATAGCTGGGATCTGATGTACGTCGGTATGTACCAGGACATCGATCGTGACGACAACAACGGTACCACCTGGTACACAGTGGGTGTCCGTCCGATGTACAAATGGACGCCGATCATGAGCACCCTGCTGGAAGTTGGCTACGACAACGTGAAGTCTCAGCGTACCGACGATACCAACAACCAGTACAAAATTACCCTGGCGCAACAATGGCAGGCTGGCGACAGCATCTGGTCCCGCCCGGCAATCCGTGTCTTCGCAACCTACGCGAAGTGGGATGAGAAATGGGGTTACGACAACGGTATCGCCTATCGCGACACCAGCACTACTACCTACAGCCGTGGCGACAACGATGAGTGGTCCTTCGGTGCCCAGATGGAAATCTGGTGGTAA
- the malK gene encoding maltose/maltodextrin ABC transporter ATP-binding protein MalK, which produces MASVQLRNVTKAWGDVVVSKDINLDIQEGEFVVFVGPSGCGKSTLLRMIAGLETITSGDLYIGDTRMNDIPPAERGVGMVFQSYALYPHLSVAENMSFGLKLAGAKKEVMTQRVNQVSEVLQLAHLLERKPKALSGGQRQRVAIGRTLVAEPRVFLLDEPLSNLDAALRVQMRIEISRLHKRLGRTMIYVTHDQVEAMTLADKIVVLDAGRVAQVGKPLELYHYPADRFVAGFIGSPKMNFLPVKVTATAIDQVQVELPNRQQVWLPVESRDVQVGVNMSLGIRPEHLLPSDIADVTLEGEVQVVEQLGHETQIHIQIPAIRQNLVYRQNDVVLVEEGATFAIGLPPERCHLFREDGTACRRLHQEPGV; this is translated from the coding sequence ATGGCGAGCGTACAGCTACGAAACGTAACAAAAGCCTGGGGTGACGTGGTGGTATCGAAAGATATCAATCTCGACATTCAGGAAGGGGAATTCGTGGTGTTTGTAGGACCGTCAGGCTGCGGTAAATCGACTCTGCTGCGAATGATCGCCGGACTTGAAACCATCACCAGTGGCGATCTCTATATTGGAGACACCCGCATGAACGATATCCCGCCCGCCGAACGTGGCGTAGGGATGGTCTTTCAGTCTTATGCGCTCTATCCCCACCTGTCCGTGGCTGAAAATATGTCCTTTGGCCTGAAGCTTGCGGGCGCGAAGAAAGAAGTCATGACGCAGCGCGTTAATCAGGTTTCCGAAGTCCTCCAGTTGGCGCACCTGCTGGAACGTAAACCCAAGGCGCTCTCTGGCGGTCAGCGTCAGCGCGTCGCGATTGGCCGTACGCTGGTGGCGGAACCGCGCGTATTCCTGCTTGATGAACCACTTTCTAACCTGGATGCCGCTCTGCGCGTGCAGATGCGTATCGAAATCTCCCGCCTGCATAAGCGCCTGGGACGCACGATGATTTATGTCACCCACGATCAGGTCGAAGCGATGACCCTGGCGGACAAAATCGTGGTGCTGGATGCCGGACGCGTGGCCCAGGTCGGTAAACCGCTGGAGCTGTATCACTATCCGGCAGACCGCTTCGTCGCAGGCTTTATCGGGTCGCCGAAAATGAACTTCCTGCCGGTCAAGGTCACCGCCACCGCTATCGATCAGGTACAGGTTGAGCTGCCAAATCGCCAACAGGTCTGGCTGCCCGTCGAAAGCCGCGATGTGCAGGTCGGCGTCAATATGTCTTTAGGTATTCGTCCGGAACACCTGCTGCCCAGCGACATCGCCGATGTCACTCTGGAAGGCGAAGTTCAGGTCGTCGAACAACTTGGTCACGAAACGCAAATTCATATCCAGATCCCCGCCATTCGTCAAAACCTGGTTTACCGCCAGAACGACGTGGTGTTGGTAGAAGAGGGTGCCACATTCGCTATCGGCCTGCCGCCAGAGCGTTGCCATCTGTTCCGTGAAGATGGCACTGCATGTCGTCGGCTGCATCAAGAGCCGGGCGTTTAA
- the malE gene encoding maltose/maltodextrin ABC transporter substrate-binding protein MalE: MKIKTGARVFALSALAAMMISAPALAKIEEGKLVIWINGDKGYNGLAEVGKKFEKDTGIKVTVEHPDKLEEKFPQVAATGDGPDIIFWAHDRFGGYAQSGLLAEVTPEKAFQDKLYPFTWDAVRYNGKLIAYPIAVEALSLIYNKDLVPNPPKTWEEIPALDKQLKAKGKSALMFNLQEPYFTWPLIAADGGYAFKFENGKYDVKDVGVDSAGAKAGLGFLVDLIKNKHMNADTDYSIAEAAFNKGETAMTINGPWAWTNIDKSKVNYGVTLLPTFKGKPSKPFVGVLSAGINAASPNKELAKEFLENYLLTDQGLEEVNKDKPLGAVALKSYQDTLAKDPRIAATMDNAQKGEIMPNIPQMAAFWYATRTAVINAASGRQTVDAALKDAQGRITK; the protein is encoded by the coding sequence ATGAAGATTAAGACTGGCGCACGCGTTTTCGCCTTGTCCGCCCTTGCAGCAATGATGATTTCCGCACCGGCTCTGGCCAAAATTGAAGAAGGCAAGCTGGTTATCTGGATTAACGGCGACAAAGGCTATAACGGCCTGGCCGAAGTGGGTAAAAAATTCGAGAAAGATACCGGCATCAAAGTGACGGTTGAGCATCCGGACAAGCTGGAAGAGAAATTCCCGCAGGTTGCAGCAACCGGTGACGGTCCGGACATCATCTTCTGGGCACATGACCGTTTTGGCGGCTACGCGCAGTCTGGTCTGTTGGCTGAAGTGACCCCGGAAAAAGCGTTCCAGGACAAACTTTATCCTTTCACCTGGGATGCCGTGCGTTACAACGGCAAGCTGATTGCTTATCCGATCGCGGTTGAAGCGCTGTCACTGATTTACAACAAAGACCTGGTGCCAAACCCGCCAAAAACCTGGGAAGAAATTCCTGCCCTGGATAAACAGCTGAAGGCAAAAGGTAAGAGCGCTCTGATGTTCAACCTGCAAGAACCGTACTTCACCTGGCCACTGATTGCCGCCGACGGTGGTTATGCGTTCAAGTTTGAAAACGGCAAGTATGACGTGAAAGATGTGGGTGTCGACAGCGCGGGGGCGAAAGCGGGCCTTGGCTTCCTGGTTGACCTCATCAAGAACAAACACATGAATGCGGATACCGATTATTCCATCGCTGAAGCGGCCTTTAATAAGGGCGAAACCGCGATGACCATCAACGGTCCGTGGGCATGGACGAATATCGACAAGAGCAAAGTGAACTACGGCGTGACCCTGCTGCCAACCTTCAAAGGCAAGCCGTCTAAACCGTTCGTCGGTGTCCTGAGCGCCGGTATTAACGCAGCCAGCCCGAACAAAGAACTGGCGAAAGAGTTCCTGGAAAACTACCTGCTGACCGATCAGGGTCTGGAAGAAGTGAACAAGGACAAACCGCTGGGTGCTGTAGCGCTGAAATCCTACCAGGACACGCTGGCGAAAGACCCGCGCATCGCCGCAACCATGGATAACGCCCAGAAGGGTGAAATCATGCCGAACATCCCGCAAATGGCGGCGTTCTGGTATGCCACCCGTACTGCTGTAATTAACGCCGCAAGCGGTCGCCAGACCGTGGACGCTGCACTGAAAGACGCGCAGGGTCGTATCACCAAGTAA